The following proteins are co-located in the Mesorhizobium sp. M1E.F.Ca.ET.045.02.1.1 genome:
- a CDS encoding phosphodiesterase — protein sequence MKIIQITDVHLGRRGEVRFGADLHERLDRCIDHINARNGDAALCVFTGDLTESGEAGSYADLKSALGRLSVPYRLLPGNHDRRANLIAAFPESPVDDNGFVQSVFDTPEGRLVFLDSLAEGRVTGELCDNRLGWLDARLAEAAGKPAYLFLHHPPVELGLTILDPLGLEQPQRLLDVLTRHGNVRYIFFGHVHRDIAGTVAGIPFSAQRGLNARFMLDLVGDEVVEQAPPAYSIILIDGQRVVVHSHDFLESWPLWSPQTGEQVR from the coding sequence ATGAAGATCATCCAGATCACCGACGTCCATCTCGGCCGTCGGGGCGAGGTCCGCTTTGGTGCGGACCTGCATGAGCGGCTCGACCGCTGCATCGATCATATCAATGCACGCAACGGCGATGCAGCGCTTTGCGTGTTCACCGGCGACCTGACCGAGTCGGGCGAGGCCGGGAGCTATGCCGATCTGAAATCGGCGCTCGGCCGGCTCTCCGTGCCCTACCGGCTGCTGCCGGGGAACCACGACCGGCGGGCGAACCTCATCGCCGCCTTTCCGGAAAGTCCGGTCGACGACAACGGCTTCGTGCAATCGGTCTTCGATACGCCGGAGGGGCGGCTGGTCTTCCTCGACAGCCTGGCCGAAGGCCGCGTCACCGGAGAACTGTGCGACAACCGCCTGGGTTGGCTCGACGCACGGCTTGCCGAGGCAGCAGGCAAGCCGGCCTATCTCTTCCTGCACCATCCGCCAGTGGAACTTGGCCTGACAATCCTCGACCCGCTCGGCCTCGAACAGCCGCAGCGCCTGCTCGATGTGCTCACGCGCCACGGCAATGTCCGCTACATCTTCTTCGGCCACGTCCATCGCGACATCGCCGGCACTGTCGCCGGCATTCCGTTCTCGGCGCAGCGCGGCCTGAATGCCCGCTTCATGCTCGATCTTGTCGGCGACGAGGTGGTCGAGCAGGCGCCGCCCGCCTATTCGATCATCCTGATCGATGGGCAGCGCGTCGTCGTGCACAGCCATGATTTCCTGGAGAGCTGGCCCCTCTGGTCGCCGCAGACAGGCGAACAGGTGCGGTAG
- a CDS encoding ABC transporter ATP-binding protein, which yields MSFLELNDVAKYYGKVAALAGVDLTVESGSRTAIVGPSGCGKTTLLRLIAGFEAPDRGRIALDGKVLANGGAAVPAYRRGIGVVAQDGALFPHLTIADNIGFGMARGEDKRMERIVELAYIVGLDKAVLKRRPHELSGGQQQRVALARAMAMKPRLMLLDEPFSALDTGLRASMRKAVAELLEEAGITTILVTHDQAEALSFASQVAVMRDGLFSQVGTPRELYFQPKDRMVAEFLGDAIIVPAKIADGFAISPLGRIAVDIAERRDVARIMLRPEQVLLKRTTREGMSGTPDMLFGEVTDSEFAGSVCTIAVRLLNSPDPPDAAAIGNTPLILRKTGMDAPTVGEIVRLTVTGKAHVFA from the coding sequence ATGAGCTTCCTCGAACTCAACGATGTGGCGAAATACTATGGCAAGGTGGCGGCGCTGGCCGGCGTCGACCTCACCGTCGAAAGCGGCAGCCGCACCGCGATTGTCGGCCCGTCCGGTTGCGGCAAGACGACCTTGCTCAGGCTGATCGCCGGTTTCGAGGCGCCGGATCGCGGCCGCATCGCGCTCGACGGCAAGGTGCTCGCCAATGGCGGCGCCGCCGTGCCGGCATATCGCCGCGGCATCGGCGTGGTGGCGCAGGACGGCGCGCTGTTCCCGCATCTCACCATCGCCGACAATATCGGTTTCGGCATGGCGCGCGGCGAGGACAAGCGCATGGAGCGCATCGTCGAGCTCGCCTATATCGTCGGGCTGGACAAGGCTGTCTTGAAACGCCGGCCGCACGAGCTTTCCGGCGGCCAGCAGCAGCGCGTGGCGCTTGCCCGCGCGATGGCGATGAAGCCGAGGCTGATGCTGCTCGACGAGCCCTTCTCGGCGCTGGACACAGGCTTGCGCGCCTCCATGCGCAAGGCTGTCGCCGAGCTTCTGGAGGAGGCGGGCATCACCACCATCCTGGTCACCCATGACCAGGCCGAGGCGCTGTCCTTCGCCAGCCAGGTCGCCGTCATGCGCGACGGCCTGTTCTCGCAGGTCGGCACGCCGCGCGAGCTCTATTTCCAGCCCAAGGACCGGATGGTCGCCGAGTTCCTCGGCGATGCCATCATTGTCCCGGCCAAGATCGCCGACGGCTTCGCCATCTCGCCGCTCGGCCGTATCGCCGTCGACATTGCCGAGCGGCGCGACGTCGCCCGCATCATGCTCAGGCCCGAGCAGGTGCTGCTCAAGCGAACCACGCGCGAGGGCATGTCGGGGACGCCGGACATGCTGTTCGGCGAAGTGACGGACTCCGAATTCGCCGGCTCGGTCTGCACCATCGCGGTGCGGCTGCTCAACAGCCCCGACCCGCCCGATGCGGCCGCGATCGGCAACACGCCGCTCATCCTGCGCAAGACCGGCATGGACGCGCCGACGGTCGGCGAGATCGTGCGCCTCACCGTCACCGGCAAGGCGCACGTGTTCGCCTGA